One window of the Crassaminicella thermophila genome contains the following:
- a CDS encoding nucleotide-binding protein, which produces MLNDKRIKIVIGHYGSGKTEFAVNYAVKLAEMGKKVALADLDIVNPYFRSREKEEMLKNLGVTVIGSHIEKSLGSDLPAVASSVLMPLQDESYEVILDVGGDAIGARVLGRYHTYLKDGQYDMFAVINANRPQTADVEGVIHHIKTIEAVARGRVTGLVNNTHLLRETTVEDVVRGQTLVKQVSDRLNIPIKYISTLEEVAKILPENMEGEVFSINMYMREKWM; this is translated from the coding sequence ATGTTAAATGATAAGAGAATAAAAATAGTTATTGGACACTACGGTAGCGGAAAAACAGAATTTGCTGTAAATTATGCAGTAAAGCTTGCTGAAATGGGAAAAAAAGTAGCTTTGGCAGATCTTGATATTGTAAATCCTTATTTTAGAAGTAGGGAAAAAGAAGAAATGCTAAAGAATTTGGGTGTGACAGTAATTGGAAGTCATATAGAAAAATCACTAGGTTCTGATTTGCCTGCAGTAGCATCTTCTGTTTTGATGCCTCTACAAGATGAATCTTACGAAGTTATATTAGATGTAGGCGGAGATGCTATTGGTGCTAGGGTATTAGGAAGATATCATACCTATTTAAAAGATGGACAATATGATATGTTTGCAGTAATTAATGCTAATAGACCGCAAACAGCAGATGTTGAAGGAGTAATTCATCATATAAAAACAATTGAAGCTGTTGCAAGGGGACGTGTGACAGGACTTGTAAACAATACGCATTTACTAAGAGAAACAACAGTAGAAGATGTAGTAAGAGGACAAACATTAGTAAAGCAGGTTTCTGATAGATTAAATATTCCAATTAAATATATAAGTACCCTAGAAGAGGTTGCAAAAATTCTTCCAGAGAATATGGAAGGAGAAGTTTTTTCAATAAATATGTATATGCGAGAAAAGTGGATGTAA
- the buk gene encoding butyrate kinase, giving the protein MTKVFRILTINPGSTSTKIAVFDNEKSILETTLRHSAQEINKYERIYDQYEFRKQVILDTLNDNGINITKINAVVGRGGLLKPIEGGTYKVSEKMLSDLEVGVLGEHASNLGGILANEIAKQLDIPSFIVDPVVVDEMDDIARISGMPEIERKSIFHALNQKAVARCAASELGKKYEGGNFIVAHMGGGVSVGAHRKGKVVDVNNALDGEGPFSPERSGGLPVGDLAKLCFSGKYTIDEIKKRIKGKGGLVAYLGTNDGREVGKMIEEGDKKAELIYKAMAYQIAKEIGSCAAVLKGEVDAVVLTGGIAYDKTFVKWIKDRVAFIGEVIVYPGEEEMIALAQGALRVLRGEEEAKEYI; this is encoded by the coding sequence ATGACAAAAGTGTTTAGAATTCTTACTATTAATCCAGGATCAACATCTACAAAGATTGCTGTATTTGATAATGAAAAGTCGATATTGGAGACGACTTTAAGACATAGTGCGCAAGAAATTAATAAATATGAAAGAATATATGATCAATATGAATTTAGAAAGCAGGTAATTTTAGATACTTTAAACGATAATGGGATTAACATTACAAAAATAAATGCAGTTGTAGGAAGAGGAGGTTTGTTAAAGCCTATTGAAGGAGGAACCTATAAAGTATCTGAGAAGATGCTTAGTGACTTAGAAGTAGGTGTTTTAGGAGAACATGCTTCCAATTTAGGAGGAATCCTTGCAAATGAGATTGCAAAGCAACTAGATATTCCAAGCTTCATTGTAGATCCAGTAGTTGTAGATGAAATGGATGACATAGCAAGAATATCAGGAATGCCTGAAATAGAGAGAAAAAGTATATTCCATGCATTAAATCAAAAGGCTGTTGCTAGATGTGCAGCAAGTGAATTAGGGAAAAAGTATGAAGGAGGGAATTTTATTGTAGCTCATATGGGCGGCGGTGTTTCAGTAGGAGCTCATAGAAAGGGAAAAGTAGTCGATGTTAATAACGCATTAGATGGAGAAGGACCATTCTCACCTGAGAGAAGTGGTGGGCTTCCAGTAGGAGATTTAGCAAAATTATGTTTTTCAGGTAAATATACAATAGATGAAATTAAGAAAAGAATTAAAGGAAAAGGTGGATTAGTTGCTTATCTTGGAACCAATGATGGTAGAGAGGTAGGTAAAATGATTGAAGAGGGAGATAAAAAAGCAGAATTAATATATAAAGCTATGGCTTATCAAATAGCAAAAGAAATAGGAAGCTGTGCAGCTGTATTAAAAGGAGAAGTAGATGCTGTAGTATTAACAGGTGGAATCGCTTATGATAAAACATTTGTGAAATGGATTAAGGATCGTGTAGCTTTCATTGGAGAAGTAATCGTATATCCAGGAGAAGAGGAAATGATTGCTTTAGCTCAAGGGGCTTTAAGAGTATTAAGGGGAGAAGAAGAAGCAAAAGAATATATTTAA
- the ptb gene encoding phosphate butyryltransferase: MIQNMKDIIKFAKERGPKTIAVAAAEDLEVLLAVSEAKKLGIADAVLVGDKVKIEEIANANNIDLSLYEIIDEKDIKQASLKAVELVSTGKAHMVMKGLVDTSIILKAVLNPDIGLRTGNVLSHTAVFEVPGYDRLIFVTDAAMNIEPDLMTKKQIIENAVEVAHALDLDSPKVAVVCAKEKVNPKMPSTVDAKDLEEMNKSGEIKGCMVGGPFALDNAVNKKAAKHKGIDHPVAGCADILLVSNIDAGNVLYKSMVFFADTKNAGVIVGAKAPVVLTSRADSDETKLYSIALAVLMAAKNEK, translated from the coding sequence ATGATTCAAAATATGAAAGATATAATAAAATTTGCAAAGGAAAGAGGACCAAAGACAATTGCTGTTGCTGCAGCTGAGGATTTAGAGGTTCTTTTAGCTGTAAGTGAAGCAAAAAAATTAGGAATTGCAGATGCAGTTCTTGTTGGAGACAAAGTAAAAATTGAAGAAATTGCAAATGCTAATAATATAGACCTCTCACTTTATGAAATAATTGATGAAAAGGATATTAAGCAGGCTAGTTTAAAAGCTGTTGAACTTGTATCAACAGGTAAAGCACACATGGTTATGAAGGGGTTAGTAGATACATCTATTATTCTAAAGGCTGTACTTAATCCAGATATAGGCTTGAGAACAGGAAATGTATTAAGTCATACGGCTGTTTTTGAAGTGCCAGGTTATGATCGTTTAATATTTGTAACAGATGCAGCTATGAATATTGAACCTGATTTAATGACGAAAAAGCAAATAATAGAAAATGCAGTAGAAGTTGCTCATGCACTCGATTTAGACAGTCCTAAAGTAGCAGTAGTGTGTGCAAAAGAAAAGGTAAATCCTAAAATGCCATCAACAGTAGATGCAAAAGATTTAGAAGAGATGAATAAAAGTGGAGAAATCAAAGGGTGTATGGTAGGAGGACCTTTTGCATTAGACAATGCGGTAAACAAAAAGGCAGCAAAACATAAAGGAATCGATCATCCCGTTGCAGGATGTGCTGATATCTTGCTTGTTTCAAATATAGATGCAGGAAATGTTTTGTATAAATCTATGGTGTTTTTTGCAGATACAAAAAATGCAGGTGTCATTGTGGGAGCTAAAGCACCTGTGGTGCTTACATCTAGGGCAGACAGTGATGAAACAAAGCTGTATTCTATTGCTTTAGCTGTTTTAATGGCTGCCAAAAATGAAAAGTAG
- a CDS encoding 4Fe-4S binding protein gives MDKCIGCGNCATMCPDLVITVEREMEK, from the coding sequence ATGGATAAATGTATTGGATGTGGTAATTGCGCAACAATGTGTCCTGATTTGGTAATTACTGTTGAAAGAGAAATGGAGAAATAA
- a CDS encoding 3-methyl-2-oxobutanoate dehydrogenase subunit VorB, with protein sequence MAKILMKGNEAIAAAAIKGGCKFFFGYPITPQNELPEYMARELHKAGGCFVQAESEVAAINMVYGAAGSGARVMTSSSSPGIALKQEGISYIAGAELPCVIVNISRGGPGLGGIQPAQSDYFQNTRGGGNGDYRLIVYAPATLQEAVDLTMEAFDVADYYRNPVVISGDGMIGQMMEPIEFKELPKREIPPKDWATTGTKGKRKPNIINSLALDPAELEKHNIRLKEKYDLIEKNEVRYEMYNIENAELVIVSYGTTSRIVKNAIAALKQEGINVGLIRPITLWPFPMKAFDEIPKTVKALLSVEMSMGQMIDDVKIANKGRYPVHFYGRSGGMIPTPDGIAQKVKEILGGVK encoded by the coding sequence ATGGCAAAAATATTAATGAAGGGAAATGAAGCGATTGCAGCAGCAGCAATCAAAGGTGGATGCAAGTTTTTCTTCGGATATCCTATTACACCACAAAATGAATTACCTGAATATATGGCAAGAGAACTTCATAAGGCAGGAGGATGTTTTGTTCAAGCAGAGAGTGAAGTTGCAGCAATAAACATGGTATATGGTGCAGCTGGCTCTGGGGCTAGAGTAATGACTTCTTCATCATCTCCAGGAATTGCGTTAAAACAAGAAGGTATTAGTTATATTGCAGGAGCAGAGCTTCCTTGTGTTATTGTAAACATATCCCGTGGAGGTCCTGGACTTGGGGGTATTCAGCCTGCTCAATCTGATTATTTCCAAAATACAAGAGGAGGCGGAAACGGAGATTATCGATTGATTGTATATGCACCTGCAACGCTGCAAGAAGCAGTTGATTTAACGATGGAGGCTTTTGATGTTGCAGATTATTATAGAAATCCAGTTGTCATATCTGGGGATGGTATGATCGGACAAATGATGGAGCCAATTGAATTTAAGGAACTTCCAAAACGTGAGATTCCTCCAAAGGATTGGGCTACAACTGGAACAAAAGGTAAAAGAAAACCAAATATAATAAATTCTTTAGCATTAGATCCTGCAGAACTCGAAAAACATAATATTCGATTAAAAGAAAAATATGATTTAATAGAAAAAAATGAAGTACGCTATGAAATGTATAATATAGAAAATGCAGAATTAGTCATTGTTTCATATGGAACTACATCAAGAATAGTTAAAAATGCAATTGCTGCACTAAAACAAGAAGGAATTAATGTAGGTTTAATTCGACCAATTACTTTATGGCCTTTCCCAATGAAAGCTTTTGATGAAATACCAAAAACGGTGAAAGCTTTATTATCTGTTGAAATGAGCATGGGTCAAATGATCGATGATGTAAAGATTGCAAATAAAGGAAGATATCCTGTTCATTTCTATGGAAGAAGCGGTGGAATGATTCCTACACCAGATGGAATTGCACAGAAAGTAAAAGAGATATTAGGAGGTGTAAAGTAA